A window of the Cystobacter fuscus genome harbors these coding sequences:
- a CDS encoding phospholipase D-like domain-containing protein: MAYPLRNGNSVKFLMDGEEIFSALKAGFDRVAAAPRGTPHTYVRMAFWLIAHNIRLGNLAQFAVDANSLIRHVGLVLRAGHDADLILWYPNMKARLGMKEQPLEHDALARNIGELDLSLHRSTGGQSGRGRVYRERYEGLFASSQHQKIAIFSVNGQRTVVLGGLNMAHRYFDNTRHDVLLGGAPTSWHDTAIELKGPATDDVEDEWIRRWRRVIDIADATVPTERLYNHLTARGITDQWKQAHAADIAANPTAQVVVPAGAVPHVVQNVPVQVALTRSSATTRTRVTDIRERLLALIGQANQRVYLENNQLTDPDLVRAIYRRKQAVPGLQVVIVTNPSGGGVGYLTRRAWMHMALRHPSCRSVVYASKKDPTGQKVVVRGAGPAPAWQVEDNYTPNVPTWHQWLEDDGLRFAKTSAGHHLVDTKKKKFHEVLDVDVDFHFYTPASHTGWVNTGHGVVPAFRTLCIHSKLAVVDDYLICGSSNWTYRSLQYDGEISLFMRNNALADAALARLLGHYDTVNAVNLGNIEATTRATADAILAAGAPAIHQAGAFVLLPLEYRPGELGPSSCLFWGDASPAHSTVDRLRNARERLARVQSDLPDWTWW; the protein is encoded by the coding sequence ATGGCTTATCCTCTCCGCAATGGCAACAGCGTGAAGTTCCTCATGGATGGGGAAGAGATCTTCTCGGCGCTCAAGGCTGGCTTCGACCGGGTGGCGGCCGCGCCACGTGGCACGCCCCACACCTACGTGCGCATGGCCTTCTGGCTCATCGCGCACAACATCCGGTTGGGGAACCTGGCGCAGTTCGCCGTGGACGCCAACAGCCTGATCCGGCATGTCGGCCTGGTCCTGCGCGCCGGACACGACGCGGATCTGATCCTCTGGTACCCCAACATGAAGGCCCGGTTGGGCATGAAGGAGCAGCCGCTCGAGCACGACGCGCTGGCCCGGAACATCGGTGAGCTCGACCTGTCGTTGCACAGGTCCACGGGCGGCCAGTCCGGCCGCGGGCGCGTCTACCGGGAGCGCTACGAGGGACTCTTCGCGAGTTCCCAGCACCAGAAGATCGCCATCTTCTCGGTGAACGGCCAGCGCACCGTCGTCCTGGGTGGGCTCAACATGGCCCATCGCTACTTCGACAACACCCGGCACGACGTCCTGCTCGGCGGCGCTCCCACCAGCTGGCATGACACCGCGATCGAGCTCAAGGGCCCGGCCACCGACGACGTGGAAGACGAGTGGATACGTCGCTGGCGGCGAGTCATCGACATCGCCGATGCGACCGTCCCCACGGAGCGGCTGTACAACCACCTGACCGCGCGGGGCATCACCGACCAATGGAAGCAGGCCCACGCCGCGGACATCGCGGCCAACCCCACGGCGCAGGTCGTCGTCCCCGCGGGCGCAGTGCCCCATGTCGTCCAGAACGTTCCGGTCCAGGTCGCGCTGACGCGCTCGAGCGCGACCACCCGGACCCGGGTGACCGACATCCGCGAGCGGCTGCTCGCGCTCATCGGCCAGGCCAACCAGCGCGTCTACCTGGAGAACAACCAGCTCACGGATCCCGACCTGGTGCGGGCCATCTACCGGCGCAAGCAGGCGGTGCCCGGCCTGCAGGTGGTCATCGTGACCAACCCGAGCGGCGGCGGCGTGGGCTACCTGACCCGGCGCGCGTGGATGCACATGGCGCTGCGCCATCCGAGCTGCCGCAGCGTCGTGTATGCGTCCAAGAAGGATCCCACGGGCCAGAAGGTGGTGGTGCGCGGCGCGGGCCCGGCCCCCGCCTGGCAGGTCGAGGACAACTACACGCCCAACGTGCCGACCTGGCACCAGTGGCTCGAGGACGATGGGCTGCGCTTCGCCAAGACCAGCGCCGGACACCATCTCGTCGACACCAAGAAGAAGAAGTTCCACGAGGTGCTCGATGTCGACGTGGACTTCCACTTCTACACCCCCGCCTCGCACACCGGGTGGGTGAACACCGGGCATGGGGTCGTGCCGGCCTTCCGCACGCTCTGCATCCACTCGAAGCTCGCCGTCGTCGACGACTACCTGATCTGTGGCTCGTCGAACTGGACCTACCGCAGCCTGCAATACGACGGGGAGATCTCCCTGTTCATGCGCAACAACGCGCTGGCGGACGCCGCGCTCGCCCGGCTCCTCGGGCATTACGACACCGTCAACGCCGTCAACCTCGGCAACATCGAGGCGACCACGCGCGCCACGGCGGACGCCATCCTGGCCGCGGGCGCCCCCGCCATCCACCAGGCCGGGGCCTTCGTGCTCCTGCCGTTGGAATACCGGCCCGGTGAGCTGGGACCGAGTTCGTGCCTCTTCTGGGGCGACGCCTCGCCCGCGCACAGCACGGTGGACCGGCTCCGCAACGCCCGCGAGCGCCTGGCGCGTGTGCAGTCGGATCTGCCGGACTGGACGTGGTGGTAG
- a CDS encoding LysR family transcriptional regulator yields the protein MSRDINLNRIEIFREVATSGSFTKAASKLRQPKSRVSRNISALEAELGVRLIHRSSRHFRLTEAGQIFYLRMQGLMEQVHEAINELTEKTHEVSGPIRLSVAGDIGQFLMSRVCRDFLKLHPGVRVDLHLSDDHVDLIGGSFDLAVRVGRLKDSSILQRKLGETYLLFAASPGFLREHGGLPKEPVDLTGLPFLGFSGFGSFQQRLLVRNGGDERQLQVNSLFLCNDLLVLKSMAREGMGLAWLPEFLMKEELQSGSLVHVFRGWTSQSFPIQIVLPPQRDIPLRIKSFVEFVAAALQKEFREGEPLGRDR from the coding sequence TTGTCCCGGGACATCAACCTCAACCGCATCGAGATCTTCAGAGAGGTCGCCACCAGTGGCAGCTTCACCAAGGCCGCATCGAAACTGAGGCAGCCGAAGTCACGCGTCAGCCGCAACATCTCGGCGCTGGAGGCCGAGCTGGGCGTGCGGCTCATCCACCGCTCCTCGCGTCACTTCCGGCTGACGGAAGCGGGCCAGATCTTCTATCTGAGGATGCAGGGATTGATGGAGCAGGTGCACGAGGCCATCAACGAACTCACGGAGAAGACCCATGAAGTCTCGGGGCCCATCCGGCTCAGCGTGGCTGGGGACATCGGACAGTTCCTCATGAGCCGCGTCTGCCGGGACTTCCTGAAACTGCATCCGGGGGTGCGGGTCGACCTTCACCTCTCGGACGACCATGTTGACCTGATCGGCGGTTCGTTCGATCTCGCCGTGCGCGTGGGCCGACTCAAGGACAGCTCCATCCTTCAAAGGAAGCTGGGAGAGACGTACCTGCTCTTTGCCGCGAGCCCGGGTTTTCTTCGCGAGCACGGAGGCCTGCCGAAGGAACCGGTTGACCTCACCGGGCTTCCCTTTCTCGGCTTCTCCGGCTTCGGGTCCTTTCAGCAGCGGCTGTTGGTGCGCAACGGCGGTGATGAGCGCCAGCTCCAGGTGAATAGCCTCTTCTTGTGCAACGACTTGCTGGTCTTGAAGTCCATGGCAAGGGAAGGCATGGGGCTCGCCTGGCTTCCGGAGTTCCTCATGAAGGAGGAACTCCAGAGCGGCTCACTGGTTCACGTGTTCCGTGGCTGGACGTCGCAGTCCTTCCCGATCCAGATCGTGCTGCCCCCGCAGCGGGACATCCCGTTGCGGATCAAAAGCTTCGTCGAGTTCGTGGCCGCGGCACTCCAGAAGGAATTCCGAGAAGGAGAGCCCCTCGGACGCGACCGGTAA
- a CDS encoding 3-dehydroquinate synthase II, producing MTHELTNGYSSTRPEELAVLRKPIRLEAMSGNTTAGKQNQTQLWFDTKNFSAPQDHQGLFLRLGRFHYTGVLLYPRNLEALLPAVPGGLKTAVRLESLGELEALLAAGTHQEVLQRVQSPLIAVSADQDLLARAGEAGLSTCLYQYVDDGESLHRSIQQGFRHPFLMICFRDPTNIPLELVIASLQATGTTLIKEIANPTDIDDAIVTLGVMEVGADGVMFSPVEHELLEGFARRLAERGQEHVALEPATVTKSEPVGMGFRSCIDLATLFEPTEGMIVGSTSQGGVLCCPEVFFLPYMEKRPFRVNAGGVHSYVYNAANRTHYMSELNAGSAVMVVASDGSTRQAPVGRVKTELRPLRLIEARFASGETINVILQDDWHVRVFSPEAKPLNITELRPGDRILAHKAAPGRHVGIKIDENIKES from the coding sequence ATGACACACGAACTGACGAACGGATACTCCAGCACCCGGCCAGAGGAACTGGCCGTGCTCCGCAAGCCCATCCGCCTCGAGGCGATGAGCGGAAACACGACAGCCGGGAAGCAGAACCAGACCCAGCTCTGGTTCGACACGAAAAACTTCTCGGCGCCACAAGACCATCAGGGCCTGTTCCTGCGGCTGGGGCGCTTCCACTACACGGGCGTCCTGCTGTATCCGCGAAACCTCGAGGCCCTCCTGCCAGCGGTTCCCGGAGGGCTGAAGACCGCCGTTCGTCTGGAGTCCCTGGGGGAATTGGAAGCGTTGCTCGCGGCGGGCACGCACCAGGAGGTCCTCCAGCGGGTCCAGTCCCCGCTGATCGCGGTGTCGGCGGATCAGGACCTCCTGGCCCGCGCGGGTGAGGCGGGCCTGTCCACCTGCCTCTACCAGTACGTCGACGACGGCGAGTCCCTGCACCGGTCCATCCAGCAGGGCTTCCGCCATCCGTTCCTGATGATCTGCTTCCGCGACCCGACGAACATCCCCCTGGAGCTGGTGATCGCCTCCCTGCAAGCCACCGGCACCACCCTCATCAAGGAGATCGCGAACCCCACCGACATCGACGACGCCATCGTCACCCTGGGCGTCATGGAGGTGGGAGCCGATGGCGTGATGTTCTCGCCAGTCGAGCATGAGTTGCTGGAAGGCTTCGCGCGCAGGCTCGCCGAGCGTGGCCAGGAGCACGTCGCGCTCGAACCGGCCACGGTCACGAAGTCCGAGCCGGTCGGCATGGGCTTCCGGAGCTGCATCGACCTGGCGACGCTGTTCGAGCCGACCGAGGGGATGATCGTGGGCTCCACCTCGCAGGGAGGGGTGCTGTGCTGCCCTGAGGTGTTCTTCCTGCCTTACATGGAGAAGCGTCCGTTCCGCGTCAACGCGGGGGGTGTGCACAGCTACGTCTACAACGCCGCGAACCGGACCCATTACATGAGCGAACTCAACGCGGGTTCGGCCGTGATGGTGGTTGCCTCCGACGGGAGCACCCGGCAAGCGCCTGTTGGCCGGGTGAAGACCGAGCTGCGGCCGCTGCGGCTCATCGAGGCTCGCTTCGCCTCGGGAGAGACGATCAACGTGATTCTCCAGGACGACTGGCACGTGCGTGTCTTCTCGCCCGAGGCAAAGCCTCTCAACATCACCGAGCTGCGACCGGGCGATCGGATCCTGGCTCACAAGGCGGCGCCGGGCCGCCACGTCGGAATCAAGATCGACGAAAACATCAAGGAAAGTTGA
- a CDS encoding class I fructose-bisphosphate aldolase, whose translation MNTAKKVRLGKILGASSQRAVIVPIDHGLTVGPLTGIESTARIARWIGHPGVDAVIAHKGILSRLADQGALDRKGVILHLNGMSSLSDSVDDKEWLTSIETALLLGADAVSLQVNFNGRNDRANWKMLGQVVDGAARYGLPVLTMIYDKVGEEPQRLHRIKQLMRTAVELGTDALKIGMSERPELLREALEDVQGDALVFVAGGELTGDEPLLEHVSNALRAGARGVCIGRNIFVKKSPALLLEHLSKLVHGEPARGEREVALASVR comes from the coding sequence ATGAACACGGCGAAGAAGGTACGGCTCGGGAAGATCCTGGGCGCGAGCAGCCAGCGGGCAGTGATCGTCCCCATCGATCATGGGCTCACCGTGGGTCCCCTGACGGGAATCGAGTCCACGGCCCGCATCGCACGCTGGATCGGCCATCCCGGCGTCGATGCGGTCATCGCACACAAGGGAATCCTCTCGCGTCTGGCGGACCAGGGCGCCCTGGACCGCAAGGGTGTCATCCTGCACCTGAACGGGATGAGCAGCCTCTCCGACTCGGTCGATGACAAGGAATGGCTGACGAGCATCGAGACGGCCCTGCTGCTCGGGGCCGACGCGGTGTCGCTCCAGGTCAACTTCAACGGACGGAATGACCGGGCGAACTGGAAGATGCTGGGACAGGTGGTGGATGGAGCCGCCCGCTACGGACTGCCCGTCCTGACCATGATCTACGACAAGGTGGGCGAGGAGCCGCAGCGCTTGCACCGGATCAAGCAGCTGATGCGCACCGCCGTGGAGCTGGGCACCGATGCGCTCAAGATTGGGATGAGTGAGCGGCCGGAACTGCTCCGCGAAGCGCTCGAGGACGTGCAGGGCGACGCCCTGGTCTTCGTCGCCGGGGGCGAGCTGACGGGCGACGAGCCCCTGCTGGAGCACGTCTCGAATGCGCTCCGGGCGGGAGCGCGGGGGGTCTGCATTGGACGCAACATCTTCGTGAAGAAGAGTCCGGCGTTGCTCTTGGAGCACCTCTCGAAGCTCGTCCACGGCGAGCCCGCGCGCGGTGAACGGGAGGTGGCCCTTGCCAGCGTTCGTTGA
- a CDS encoding amidohydrolase family protein codes for MPAFVDSHAHLLATREAFERLLATMDRLDVERCIVVGGGLLTPRQLSRQILRQPTQAETQGLTCDNRAVLALCEHSGGRLVPFYFANPWLDPKEYRELGPRFAGLKLGPAVHGVPLDSPRTSAYLDVAREHGHPVYLHCLDRDGFRVTDLVRLAERYTGLRLILGHGGIGELDYDGVDAIAGYPNLYFETSGAFKHVIQYAADVLGASRLLYGSEYPLQSAAAELCKVRELTLSDTEMEAITGGNIRRLLARASS; via the coding sequence TTGCCAGCGTTCGTTGATAGCCACGCCCACCTGTTGGCGACACGGGAAGCCTTCGAGCGGCTCCTCGCCACGATGGATCGGCTCGATGTCGAGCGCTGCATCGTCGTGGGAGGAGGACTGCTGACGCCCCGGCAGCTCTCCCGGCAGATCCTGCGACAGCCGACGCAAGCGGAGACGCAGGGCTTGACGTGTGACAACCGCGCGGTCCTCGCGCTCTGCGAGCACTCCGGGGGCCGGCTCGTGCCTTTCTACTTCGCCAATCCCTGGCTGGACCCGAAGGAATACCGGGAACTCGGACCGCGCTTCGCGGGCCTGAAACTGGGGCCCGCGGTTCACGGGGTGCCGCTCGACTCCCCGAGGACCTCGGCCTACCTGGATGTGGCTCGAGAGCACGGGCATCCCGTGTATCTGCATTGCCTGGACCGTGACGGATTCCGGGTCACGGACCTGGTGCGCCTGGCGGAGCGGTACACCGGGCTCCGGTTGATCCTGGGCCATGGCGGAATCGGCGAGCTCGACTACGACGGGGTCGACGCGATTGCCGGGTACCCGAACCTTTATTTCGAGACCTCGGGGGCCTTCAAGCACGTGATTCAGTACGCGGCCGACGTGCTCGGTGCCTCCCGGCTCCTGTACGGGTCCGAGTACCCCCTGCAGAGCGCGGCGGCGGAACTCTGCAAGGTCCGGGAGCTCACCCTGAGCGACACGGAAATGGAGGCAATCACCGGCGGCAACATCCGGCGTCTCCTCGCGAGAGCCAGCTCATGA
- a CDS encoding phenylacetate--CoA ligase family protein: MNPPVHAFPRQQLEEALLRARSAPFYEGRLPRAEKLDRRSWERLPLTRKEDLRAAYPFGLLAVPQSQLSTYHESSGTSGHPISSYFTESDWEDILSRFLRNGVRLCRQDMVLIKTPYALVTTAHQMHGAARSVGATIVPADNRSANMPYSRVLRLLHDLPVTVAWCMPTEALLWAYAARRAGRAPARDFPRLRTFLAAGEPLSAAKRAHIEALWGGKRVLIDYGSTETGSLAGECEQGRLHLWSDRLYFEVHDPQTGEFREEGAGSLVVTPLFREAMPLIRYDLEDVVELSHAPCECGRTLPTLRVLGRKTGVMNAGTRAFSALELEEAVYANAAETGLWFWRARVRDGALEAQIHVETQNEDVACGRILQAIEATVPGVRVRVAAVPAECFVPEALLSREVPMQKPRFLFGENEDWKSLDYT; encoded by the coding sequence ATGAACCCACCCGTGCATGCATTTCCCCGGCAGCAACTGGAAGAAGCCCTGCTGCGCGCCCGGTCCGCTCCCTTCTACGAAGGCCGGTTGCCAAGGGCGGAGAAGCTCGACCGGCGGAGCTGGGAGCGGTTGCCACTGACGAGGAAGGAGGATCTGCGGGCGGCCTACCCCTTCGGGCTTCTCGCTGTCCCGCAAAGCCAGCTCAGCACCTACCACGAGTCCTCGGGAACGAGCGGACATCCCATCTCCTCGTATTTCACCGAGAGCGATTGGGAAGACATCCTCTCGCGCTTTCTGCGCAATGGCGTGAGGCTTTGCCGGCAGGACATGGTGCTGATCAAGACGCCCTATGCGCTGGTGACGACCGCCCACCAGATGCATGGCGCGGCACGCTCCGTGGGCGCCACCATCGTTCCCGCGGACAACCGCTCGGCCAACATGCCCTACTCCCGGGTGCTTCGGCTGCTGCACGACCTGCCGGTGACGGTCGCCTGGTGCATGCCTACCGAAGCGCTGCTCTGGGCCTATGCCGCGCGAAGGGCGGGACGGGCCCCCGCGCGAGATTTTCCCCGGTTGCGAACCTTCCTGGCCGCTGGAGAGCCCCTGAGTGCCGCGAAGCGCGCCCACATCGAGGCACTCTGGGGTGGAAAACGCGTCCTCATCGATTACGGCTCGACCGAGACCGGTAGCCTGGCGGGAGAGTGCGAGCAGGGGCGGCTCCACCTCTGGAGCGACCGGCTCTACTTCGAGGTGCACGATCCCCAGACGGGTGAGTTCCGTGAGGAAGGGGCAGGAAGCCTCGTCGTCACGCCCCTGTTCCGCGAGGCCATGCCCCTCATCCGCTACGATCTGGAGGATGTGGTCGAGCTCTCGCATGCACCGTGTGAGTGCGGCCGCACGCTGCCAACCCTTCGCGTCCTGGGGCGGAAGACGGGCGTGATGAACGCTGGCACCCGGGCATTCTCCGCCCTGGAGCTGGAAGAGGCCGTCTATGCGAACGCCGCGGAGACAGGCTTGTGGTTCTGGCGAGCCCGCGTCCGGGACGGTGCGCTGGAAGCCCAGATCCACGTGGAGACGCAGAACGAAGACGTGGCGTGCGGGCGCATCCTGCAAGCCATTGAAGCCACTGTCCCTGGAGTCCGCGTGAGGGTCGCCGCCGTCCCGGCGGAGTGCTTCGTTCCGGAAGCGCTGCTCTCACGCGAGGTCCCGATGCAGAAGCCCCGTTTTCTCTTCGGCGAAAACGAGGACTGGAAGTCATTGGATTACACCTGA
- a CDS encoding class I adenylate-forming enzyme family protein: MTAMPSTLVADELRLQLAKDPVLGAGNFLDWALKVSPDPRVPILHLERELKTFTGEKFQQLSLEQLARLAHLYARLYKKLGVRTADPVFVYLDDGVEYLIHYLALTHLGAIGVLTNGNMEPRIAAAHARNVGVAGVFTDASHIQALRPLVQESVSGFIVTEADIRGTQEASLPTYRRHEFSADDPIMIAHSSGTTGIPKAVLLQHERFFHGVRYRLGVPRVTGGERILSSLPHSHNCAIAYLMLALLSGTPVYIASDHSGRAVLRQIDTFKPSMVVSFPQTYVEMTECEMDAFDLSSVNLWFNGGDAAHESHIRALIRHGFHEQNGQRQPGSVFIDGMGSSEMGFSLFRHVHTLKTNHYNRCVGRPLEWVDAQILSEEGDKLPPFQVGRLGVKAHSVTTGYWNNSQLTYRSRLSGYFLTGDLAYRDEEGRIYHVDRTPDVILTPSGPVYGLQTEEFLLSRFPAIADCAVFGREDGATGAIRAVAYVRIRPGSDLSGHDTSELAGRFNQELSRAGLPTLGGVLAVDVDAIPLGTTGKVLKRILRMNEPRPTRQSAA; this comes from the coding sequence ATGACTGCAATGCCATCCACGCTCGTCGCTGACGAGCTCCGCCTCCAACTCGCGAAGGACCCGGTGCTGGGCGCCGGCAACTTCCTGGATTGGGCCCTGAAGGTGAGCCCGGACCCGCGAGTGCCCATTCTCCATCTCGAGCGCGAGCTGAAGACGTTCACGGGAGAGAAGTTCCAGCAACTCAGCCTCGAGCAGCTCGCCCGCCTCGCGCACCTCTACGCCCGGCTCTACAAGAAGCTGGGGGTACGCACCGCGGATCCCGTCTTTGTCTACCTCGACGACGGGGTGGAGTACCTCATCCACTACCTCGCGCTCACGCACCTGGGCGCGATCGGAGTCCTCACCAACGGCAACATGGAGCCCCGGATCGCCGCGGCGCATGCGCGCAACGTCGGCGTGGCCGGCGTCTTCACGGATGCGTCCCACATCCAGGCCCTGCGTCCCCTCGTCCAGGAAAGCGTGTCTGGGTTCATCGTGACCGAGGCCGATATCCGTGGAACCCAGGAGGCCTCCCTGCCCACCTACCGGCGGCACGAGTTCTCCGCCGATGACCCGATCATGATCGCGCACTCCTCGGGAACGACCGGCATTCCCAAGGCCGTGCTGCTCCAGCACGAGCGCTTCTTCCATGGGGTGCGCTACCGCCTGGGAGTCCCCAGGGTCACCGGAGGTGAGCGCATCCTGTCATCGCTCCCTCACTCCCATAACTGCGCCATCGCCTATCTCATGCTCGCGCTGCTGAGCGGGACGCCGGTCTACATCGCCTCCGATCACTCGGGACGCGCGGTGTTGCGGCAGATCGATACGTTCAAGCCCAGCATGGTCGTCTCCTTCCCGCAGACCTACGTCGAGATGACCGAGTGCGAGATGGACGCCTTCGATCTTTCCTCGGTGAACCTCTGGTTCAATGGCGGCGACGCGGCCCATGAGAGCCATATCCGGGCGCTCATCCGCCATGGCTTCCATGAGCAGAACGGCCAGCGGCAGCCCGGTTCGGTGTTCATCGACGGCATGGGCTCCTCCGAGATGGGGTTCTCGCTGTTCCGCCACGTCCATACGCTCAAGACCAATCACTACAACCGGTGCGTCGGGCGGCCGCTCGAATGGGTGGATGCGCAGATCCTCTCCGAAGAGGGGGACAAGCTTCCGCCATTCCAGGTCGGGCGGCTCGGGGTGAAAGCGCATTCGGTGACAACGGGGTACTGGAACAACAGCCAGCTCACGTACCGGTCCCGTCTCTCGGGCTACTTCCTCACCGGAGACCTGGCCTACCGCGACGAGGAGGGCCGTATCTACCACGTGGATCGCACTCCGGACGTGATCCTCACGCCCAGCGGGCCGGTCTATGGCCTGCAGACCGAGGAGTTCCTGCTGAGCCGCTTCCCGGCGATCGCGGACTGCGCGGTGTTCGGCCGGGAAGACGGGGCCACGGGTGCCATCCGCGCGGTGGCCTACGTGCGGATACGGCCGGGCTCGGACCTCTCGGGCCATGACACGTCAGAGCTCGCTGGCCGTTTCAACCAGGAGCTCTCGCGCGCGGGCCTGCCCACGCTGGGAGGAGTCCTGGCCGTCGATGTGGACGCCATCCCCCTGGGGACCACGGGCAAGGTCCTGAAGCGGATTCTGCGAATGAATGAGCCCCGGCCCACGCGGCAATCGGCGGCCTGA
- a CDS encoding TenA family transcriptional regulator gives MTPATQLSARWNGLLPRESLERLDATEFLIRCRQGTAARDVLERFLVQQYHYSRHFTRYLCALLANLTSETDRFALTENLFEEMGLGDMGEVPHSQIYRRMLDAFGLDPSAWPPLAETTALVRNMLRLCSDSDPLVGLGALCLGAEAIVPHVYQQILTGLLSAGFPERDLTFFPMHIEGDDDHALTMKHIIERELAERPGKRDVLRAAAEEIIEARRAFFAALSASEEQSAGASRRASGAF, from the coding sequence ATGACCCCCGCTACTCAGCTGTCGGCTCGCTGGAATGGCCTGCTCCCGAGGGAATCCCTGGAGCGGCTCGATGCCACCGAGTTCCTCATCCGCTGCCGCCAAGGAACCGCGGCCCGCGACGTGCTCGAGAGATTCCTCGTGCAGCAATACCACTACTCCCGCCACTTCACGCGCTACCTCTGCGCCTTGCTGGCGAACCTGACCAGCGAGACCGACCGCTTCGCCCTGACGGAGAACCTCTTCGAGGAAATGGGGCTCGGCGACATGGGCGAGGTGCCCCACTCGCAAATCTACCGGCGGATGCTGGACGCCTTCGGATTGGATCCCTCGGCCTGGCCGCCGCTCGCGGAGACAACGGCCCTGGTGAGGAACATGTTGCGGCTCTGTTCGGACTCCGATCCCCTGGTCGGACTCGGCGCGCTCTGCCTCGGCGCGGAGGCCATCGTCCCGCACGTCTACCAGCAAATCCTCACCGGCCTTCTGAGTGCTGGTTTCCCGGAACGGGACCTCACCTTCTTTCCCATGCACATCGAGGGTGATGATGACCATGCGCTGACGATGAAGCACATCATCGAGCGTGAGCTCGCCGAGCGGCCCGGCAAGCGGGACGTGCTGCGCGCGGCCGCGGAGGAGATCATCGAGGCGCGCCGCGCGTTCTTCGCGGCCCTCTCCGCGTCCGAGGAGCAATCCGCTGGCGCTTCGAGGAGGGCTTCCGGTGCATTTTAG
- a CDS encoding cupin domain-containing protein, whose amino-acid sequence MTEQIHGAFSDERGHGVAIVDLPSRTLSLTIGHLRAGQSTRLHRHNYETILYITKGQGYTLVENRKVEWKAGDAVYVPVWAWHRHVNTDARHEAEYVACENTPLLQNLGEIALREEAPSQEGHE is encoded by the coding sequence GTGACGGAGCAGATCCACGGCGCGTTCTCGGACGAGCGGGGCCACGGCGTGGCGATCGTGGACCTGCCATCGCGAACCCTCAGCCTGACGATTGGGCACCTGCGGGCCGGGCAATCCACACGGCTGCACCGGCACAACTACGAGACAATCCTCTACATCACGAAGGGCCAAGGCTACACGCTCGTCGAGAACCGGAAGGTCGAGTGGAAGGCCGGTGACGCCGTCTACGTTCCCGTCTGGGCCTGGCATCGCCACGTCAACACCGACGCGCGGCATGAGGCCGAGTACGTGGCCTGCGAGAATACTCCACTCCTGCAGAACCTTGGCGAGATTGCCCTGCGCGAAGAGGCGCCCTCACAGGAAGGTCACGAATGA
- a CDS encoding OsmC family protein, protein MSQTHIKARWKGGTGGSGFLQASEGFETRVTLPKDFQGLGEAATPENLLLSAVASCYLITFGIILDKAGIAYEGLELEGELRMDMGPRPSVQAIMLLPRIVSSASEATLRTLSERAEQFCPIGRTVAGNIAKSVRLTVVAPGS, encoded by the coding sequence ATGAGCCAGACACATATCAAGGCACGATGGAAGGGCGGCACGGGTGGAAGCGGGTTCCTCCAGGCAAGCGAGGGCTTCGAGACCCGCGTGACGCTGCCGAAGGACTTCCAAGGGCTCGGAGAAGCCGCTACCCCCGAGAACCTGCTCCTGAGCGCCGTCGCGAGCTGTTACCTCATCACCTTCGGAATCATCCTCGACAAGGCGGGGATTGCGTACGAGGGCCTGGAGCTCGAAGGAGAGCTGCGGATGGACATGGGCCCCAGGCCCTCTGTCCAAGCGATCATGCTCCTCCCGCGCATCGTCTCCAGCGCGAGCGAGGCAACCCTCCGGACCCTCTCCGAACGAGCCGAGCAGTTCTGCCCCATTGGCCGGACAGTGGCGGGAAACATCGCGAAGTCGGTCCGTCTGACGGTGGTCGCTCCGGGCTCCTGA